The stretch of DNA CCCGCGCGCTGCGGATGCTCGCCCACAACCCGGGCTGCAAGGGCAGCGAGGCGATCCGGCTCAGCGCGCTGGCCGAACGCCTCCACATCGCGCCGCGCTCGGCCACCACCGTGGTCGACGCCCTCGAAGAGGCCGGCCTGGTCGAACGGACGCCGGACCCGGCCGACCGCCGCGCCGTCCGGGTCACCCTCACCGAGGCCGGCCACGCCGCCCTCGAACGGATCGGCCGAGTCCGCCACGAGGTGGCCCAGGAGTACTTCGGCCCGATTGCCGGCCCCGAACAGGAGGCTCTCCTCCGGGCCCTCCGCACCGCCGAACTCGCCCACGAGGCCCGCCAGACCGGCGATCGGACCCCCGTCCCGATCGCCGCTCCGGCCACCTCCCCGGCATCGGCCGCCGACCTCGGCTGACACCCGCTCATCCCTGGACCGTCTGCATCCGCTGCGCCTCTCCGTCCCGCTCCGTTCCGTTCCGCTCCGTTCCGCTCCGTTCCGCTCCACGTCAGCGAGCCCGCAGCGCGACCCCGCCGACAGTTCCGTTGGCGGCCCCGGCCTGGGCTCCACCCTCGGCCTGACGGTCCCTCGAGCGCCGTGCCGGCGCAGCCATCCACCCCGGTCGGGCCAGACCGGCCATCAGGCCCGGCCGCAGCGCGGTCAACCCGATGCCGAGGACGACCAGGGCGGCTGCGCCGCCGGCCAGCGGGCTGATCCGCTCGCCGAGCAGCAGCCAGGAGGAGGACATCCCGAAGACCGGCACCAGCAACGAGTACGGCGCGACGGACGAGGCGTCGTAGGTGCGGAGCAGGAAGCTCCAGGCGACGAAGCCGAACAGGGTGGCCCCCAGGCCGACGAAGGCGATCGCGCCGAGGCCCGAGAAGGTGATGCCGGCCAGTGCGTGCAGGTCGGCCGAGGGACCCTCGACCAGCAGGGAGAGCGCGAGCAGCGGCAGCGGTGGGACGACGCTGACCCAGACCATCCAGCGCAGGGCATCCGGCGGGGCGGCCCGCCGGGTGAGCACGTTGGAGAGGCCCCAGAACACCGCCGAGACGATGACCAGCACGAACGCGCCGATCGGCCCGCCGATGCCACGGTCCACGGCGGCCAGGCAGATCCCGCCGAAGGCGATCGCCAGGCCCAGCACCCGACGGCCGCCCGGACGCTCGCGCAGCATCACCGTGGCGAACAGCGCCGTGAAGATCGCCTGACTCTGCAGCACCAGCGAGGAGAGCCCGGCGGGCATCCCCGCGTGCATGCCCAGGAAGAGCAGCCCGAACTTCACCACCCCGAGCGTGCAGCCGACCAGCAACACCCAGCGCCAGGCCACCCGAGGCCGGCCGACGAAGAAGACGGCGGGCACCGCCACGACGGTGAACCGCAGTGCGCAGAAGAGCAGCGGAGGGAAGTTCTCCAGGCCCACGTGGATGACCACGAAGTTGAGGCCCCAGACGGCGGCGATCAGGACGGCGAGGGCGATGTGACGCGGCGTCATGGCGCCGGTGGCGGACCGGGCGGTGCCGGACCGGGCGGGCATGGCGGTGGCGGGTGAGCTGCTGTTCCGTGGCATGTGACGAGCATCCCGGAGTACAACCGTGTAGCACCAGCGATGATTACTGAAGGCCATACTTCAGCATCACTACACAGTGACCGCCTCCGGCTGGCTACCATCAGGGTCATGATGGATCTCGGTCGACTGCGGGCGCTGCGCGCGGTGGCGGTGCACGGTTCGGTGGGCGGCGCGGCGGCGGCGCTGGGCTTCACGCCCTCGGCGGTCTCCCAGCAGATCTCCAAGCTGGAACGGGAGACCCGCACCGTGCTGTTGGAACGGCAGGGCCGGGGCGTGGTGCTGACCGACGCGGCCCAACAGCTCGCCAACACCGCGCAGCAGGTGCTCGCCCTGGTCGAACAGGCCGAGGTGACGCTGGAGGAGCAGCGCGGGCAGGCCGTCGGCCGGCTGATGGTCGCGACCTTCGCCACCGGCGCGCGGGGCCTGCTGCCCGGAGCCCTCGCCGAGCTGCGAGAGACCTGCCCCGAACTCGACGTCCGCCTGCTGGAGACCGACCCCTACCTCGCGGCCGAACTGGTCGCCCGGGGCGAGGTCGACCTCGCGCTGGTCCAGGACTGGCCGACCGTGCCGCTGCCGGTCCAGGACGGGCTGGCCCGGCTCGACCTCGGGCCCGACCCGGTCGACCTGCTGCTCCGCGAGGAGGACCCGCTGGCGGCCCTCACCGTGGTGCCGGTGGCCCGCCTCTGCGGACGGCGCTGGATCAGCGTGCCGCCGGGGAACATCTGCCACGACTGGCTGGTCCGCACCATGCGGGAGGCCGGCGAGGAGCCGGACGTCCACTACCAGGTCGGCGAGTTCGAGACCCAGATCGCCCTCATCGCGGCCGGCCTCGGCGTCGGCCTGGTCCCCCGGCTCGGCCGCGGCACCCTACCGCCCGGGGTGGTCGCCCGCCCGGTGGTGCCCGAACCCGCCCGCCGCGTCTTCCTCCTCTGGCGCAGCCAGGCCTCGCGCCGCCCGGCCATCACGGCCGCTCTGTCCGCCGTCCAACGCCACTGGCAGCCCCGCCCGACCGCTCCAGCCGTTCCAGCCACTCCAGCCGTTCCGGCAACGCCTGAGCACACCCGCCTCAGCCCGCGAAACCGATGACCAGCCAGAGGAAGCCCACGCCCAGCAGGGTGCAGAGCAACGTCGAACGGGACGGGTGGGGGCTGTGCGCCTCCGGCAGGATGTCGGAGGTCGCCAGGTAGAGCAGGAAGCCGGCGAAGAACCCGAGGTAGAGCCCCAGCACGTGCTCGGGGATGGTGAACAGCAGCGTGATCCCGGCCCCGGTGACGGGCGCCAACGCATCCGCCCCGAGCAGGGCCAACGCCCGACGCCGGTCGTTCCCGTACATCCGGGTGATCGTGTACGTGTTGAACCCGTCCGCGAAGTCGTGCGCCACGACGGCGATCGCCACCACCGTGCCGACGGTACTGCCAGCCTGGAAGGCCGCACCGATCGCGAACCCGTCCATCAGGCTGTGCCCCACCAGCGCACCGGCGGCCGCCAACCCGACCCCCTGCCGTCCGTGACTGTGAGCGTGACCATGGCCGTGACCGTGCCCATGGCCGTGGCTCTGTGACCGGCCGTGAGTGTGCTCGGCGTACTCGTCCTCGTGACTGCGGTGGATCGCCACCGCCCGCTCGATGATGTGGATGGTCAGGAAGCCCGCCGCGAACATCAGCAGCGCCTGCGGGACGCCGTGGATCTCGTCCGGCGCGGCGTGCAGGGCCTCCGGCAGGAGGTCGAAGGCGACCACCCCGAGCATCAGCCCGGCGGCGAACCCCAGCACCAGGTGCCGCCGGTCCCCGGTCCGCTGGGCGACGAAGCCGCCGATCAGCGTCATCATGAACGCTCCGGCGGCGACGAGTATCGCCGTCATCCACTTCCCTCCCGCTGCTTCCCTGACCGCCCCGGCCACCGGCCGTCGGTCAGCGGCCCCCGGAAGCTCCGGCTGCCGCCTGTACGGCAAGCCTCTGCGGCTCGCCCGACCATCGCCCCTGGGCCGGGGCCGTCGGAGTGACGAGTAACTGAAGCAGACCGGCAGACAGCACCGCAGGTCGGGGGGTGGGTCAGCCCACTCCGAGGCCACCCGGCACGACCGAGCAGAACTGCCTGGCTCCCGGACATCGGCGCCCCGGAACAGGCCGGTCGGGGCCGGTCGGGGCCGGTCGGGATCGCGGGAATCAAGCTGACAGGTTGACGGGTTGACGGGTCGACGGGCTATTCGGCGGGGGTGAAGGGCAGGCCGAGGTGGGTGCGGGTCAGCTCCTGGACCCCGTTGCCGTCCACGAGGTGGATCTGCTCGTAAGCCGGCTCGGCCGCCAGGTCGAGGGCCTCCTCGCTGAAGTGGCCGCAGGTCAGGCGCAGGCCACGGTCGGCGCCCTCCTCCGC from Kitasatospora sp. MMS16-BH015 encodes:
- a CDS encoding MarR family winged helix-turn-helix transcriptional regulator — translated: MTTPPPETAAELADALTRAMKRIRRQTMYRLEPYGITPGQARALRMLAHNPGCKGSEAIRLSALAERLHIAPRSATTVVDALEEAGLVERTPDPADRRAVRVTLTEAGHAALERIGRVRHEVAQEYFGPIAGPEQEALLRALRTAELAHEARQTGDRTPVPIAAPATSPASAADLG
- a CDS encoding EamA family transporter, whose product is MTPRHIALAVLIAAVWGLNFVVIHVGLENFPPLLFCALRFTVVAVPAVFFVGRPRVAWRWVLLVGCTLGVVKFGLLFLGMHAGMPAGLSSLVLQSQAIFTALFATVMLRERPGGRRVLGLAIAFGGICLAAVDRGIGGPIGAFVLVIVSAVFWGLSNVLTRRAAPPDALRWMVWVSVVPPLPLLALSLLVEGPSADLHALAGITFSGLGAIAFVGLGATLFGFVAWSFLLRTYDASSVAPYSLLVPVFGMSSSWLLLGERISPLAGGAAALVVLGIGLTALRPGLMAGLARPGWMAAPARRSRDRQAEGGAQAGAANGTVGGVALRAR
- a CDS encoding LysR family transcriptional regulator; translation: MMDLGRLRALRAVAVHGSVGGAAAALGFTPSAVSQQISKLERETRTVLLERQGRGVVLTDAAQQLANTAQQVLALVEQAEVTLEEQRGQAVGRLMVATFATGARGLLPGALAELRETCPELDVRLLETDPYLAAELVARGEVDLALVQDWPTVPLPVQDGLARLDLGPDPVDLLLREEDPLAALTVVPVARLCGRRWISVPPGNICHDWLVRTMREAGEEPDVHYQVGEFETQIALIAAGLGVGLVPRLGRGTLPPGVVARPVVPEPARRVFLLWRSQASRRPAITAALSAVQRHWQPRPTAPAVPATPAVPATPEHTRLSPRNR
- a CDS encoding ZIP family metal transporter, which encodes MTAILVAAGAFMMTLIGGFVAQRTGDRRHLVLGFAAGLMLGVVAFDLLPEALHAAPDEIHGVPQALLMFAAGFLTIHIIERAVAIHRSHEDEYAEHTHGRSQSHGHGHGHGHGHAHSHGRQGVGLAAAGALVGHSLMDGFAIGAAFQAGSTVGTVVAIAVVAHDFADGFNTYTITRMYGNDRRRALALLGADALAPVTGAGITLLFTIPEHVLGLYLGFFAGFLLYLATSDILPEAHSPHPSRSTLLCTLLGVGFLWLVIGFAG